Proteins from a single region of Felis catus isolate Fca126 chromosome B4, F.catus_Fca126_mat1.0, whole genome shotgun sequence:
- the NINJ2 gene encoding ninjurin-2 isoform X2, with the protein MLTAGETARNEPGNPNPRGSQPINLNHYATKKSVAESMLDVALFVSNATRLKAVLEQGPSAHYYTTLVTLISISLLLLVVIGILLVVIARLNLNEVEKQWQLNQLNNAATTLVFITVIINVFITAFGAQKTGFLAARTSRNPL; encoded by the exons CCTGGGAACCCCAACCCCAGGGGCAGCCAGCCCATCAACCTGAACCACTATGCCACCAAGAAGAGCGTGGCCGAGAGCATGCTGGACGTGGCGCTCTTCGTGTCCAACGCCACGCGGCTGAAAGCGGTGCTGGAGCAGGGGCCCTCCGCCCACTACTACACCACCCTCGTCACCCTCATCAgcatctctctgctcctgctcgtGGTCATTGGCATCCTGCTTGTGGTCATCG CGCGGCTGAACCTCAATGAAGTAGAAAAGCAATGGCAGCTCAACCAGCTCAACAACGCCGCCACCACCCTGGTCTTCATCACTGTCATCATCAACGTCTTCATTACAGCCTTCGGGGCACAGAAGACAGGCTTCCTGGCCGCCAGGACCTCAAGGAATCCCCTCTGA
- the NINJ2 gene encoding ninjurin-2 isoform X3 has translation MLDVALFVSNATRLKAVLEQGPSAHYYTTLVTLISISLLLLVVIGILLVVIARLNLNEVEKQWQLNQLNNAATTLVFITVIINVFITAFGAQKTGFLAARTSRNPL, from the exons ATGCTGGACGTGGCGCTCTTCGTGTCCAACGCCACGCGGCTGAAAGCGGTGCTGGAGCAGGGGCCCTCCGCCCACTACTACACCACCCTCGTCACCCTCATCAgcatctctctgctcctgctcgtGGTCATTGGCATCCTGCTTGTGGTCATCG CGCGGCTGAACCTCAATGAAGTAGAAAAGCAATGGCAGCTCAACCAGCTCAACAACGCCGCCACCACCCTGGTCTTCATCACTGTCATCATCAACGTCTTCATTACAGCCTTCGGGGCACAGAAGACAGGCTTCCTGGCCGCCAGGACCTCAAGGAATCCCCTCTGA